A stretch of Candidatus Nanogingivalaceae bacterium DNA encodes these proteins:
- the nrdD gene encoding anaerobic ribonucleoside-triphosphate reductase: MVQIELFNKEELQKMQAESSLFKNVKVLKRDGREVLFDAERIYRALQKAYISVYGENEDSISKAFEVSNLVIKNLKKKIDNGQDKFAIEEIQDEVEATLRGLKEDEVYHHYKNWRDERKEERESAKSIDKTINRLISKEATTVNENANKDSGVFATRRDLTAGVTGKAIGLQMLPEHVSNAHQKGEIHFHDLDYSPYEPMTNCCLIDFKGMLKEGFLMGNANIESPKSIQTAAAQMAQIIANVASNQYGGCSADRIDELLAPYAKKNYEKHLKDAKKWIEDSDKQEQYAREKTRKDIYDAMQSLEYEVNTLFTSNGQTPFVTFGFGLGRTDLEREIQKAILKIRIKGLGASHRTAIFPKLVFTLKRGVNLYSEDPNYDIKQLALECATKRMYPDVLSYDKIIELTGSFKVPMGCRSFLQGWKDENGEEVNSGRMNLGVVTLNLPRIAIESGGNFEKFWRIFDERAKIVKDALVFRVNRTKEALPTNAPILYQYGAFGKRLSPEDSVDEAFKNRRATVSFGYIGLYEVGTVFYGGSWENNPEAKEFTISIVRKMKELCEDWSNEFGYHFSVYSTPSESLTDRFCRLDKEKFGVIENITDKEYYTNSFHYDVRKNPTPFEKLDFEKDYVKAGATGGFIHYCEYPVLQQNPKALEAVWDYAYDRVGYLGTNTPIDRCYKCGFEGDFEPTEKGFKCPNCGNADPRTCDVVKRTCGYLGNPQARPMVKGRHKEISARVKHMNGSTI, from the coding sequence ATGGTACAAATTGAACTATTTAACAAAGAAGAATTGCAAAAAATGCAAGCAGAATCTAGCCTATTCAAGAATGTGAAGGTTTTGAAACGCGATGGTCGTGAAGTTTTATTTGATGCTGAACGCATTTATCGCGCACTTCAAAAAGCCTATATTTCGGTATATGGCGAAAATGAAGACTCAATTTCGAAAGCGTTTGAGGTTAGTAATTTAGTTATTAAAAATCTAAAAAAGAAAATCGATAACGGTCAAGATAAGTTTGCTATTGAAGAAATTCAAGATGAAGTTGAGGCAACTCTTAGGGGTTTAAAAGAAGACGAAGTGTATCATCATTACAAAAATTGGCGCGATGAACGCAAAGAAGAACGTGAAAGTGCTAAATCAATTGATAAAACAATCAATCGATTAATCTCGAAAGAAGCTACAACTGTTAATGAAAATGCAAATAAAGACAGCGGAGTTTTTGCGACGAGACGTGATTTGACGGCTGGTGTTACAGGTAAAGCAATTGGTTTACAAATGCTTCCAGAACATGTTTCAAACGCGCATCAAAAGGGTGAAATTCATTTCCATGACTTGGATTATAGCCCTTATGAACCAATGACTAACTGTTGCTTGATTGATTTCAAAGGAATGCTGAAAGAAGGTTTCTTGATGGGGAATGCGAATATCGAAAGCCCTAAATCAATTCAAACAGCAGCAGCACAAATGGCGCAAATTATTGCAAACGTTGCATCAAACCAATATGGTGGCTGCTCAGCCGACCGTATTGACGAGCTCCTTGCGCCTTATGCAAAAAAGAATTACGAAAAACATCTTAAAGATGCCAAAAAATGGATTGAAGACAGCGACAAACAAGAACAATATGCTCGGGAAAAGACGCGTAAAGATATCTATGACGCAATGCAATCGCTTGAATATGAAGTTAATACGCTTTTTACCTCAAATGGTCAAACGCCGTTTGTGACTTTCGGTTTTGGACTTGGTCGAACTGATCTTGAGCGCGAAATTCAAAAAGCTATTTTAAAGATTCGTATTAAAGGTTTGGGTGCATCGCATCGAACAGCGATTTTTCCAAAGCTGGTATTTACGCTTAAGCGTGGTGTGAATCTTTATTCTGAAGATCCGAACTATGATATCAAGCAGCTCGCCTTGGAATGTGCAACAAAACGGATGTATCCGGATGTGCTTTCTTATGACAAGATTATTGAATTAACTGGTTCATTTAAGGTTCCAATGGGTTGTCGTTCTTTCCTTCAAGGTTGGAAAGACGAAAACGGTGAAGAAGTAAACTCTGGCCGAATGAATTTAGGTGTGGTTACTTTAAACTTGCCGCGAATTGCAATTGAATCTGGTGGTAATTTCGAAAAATTCTGGAGAATTTTTGATGAACGCGCCAAAATTGTTAAAGACGCGCTAGTTTTTCGAGTTAATCGTACTAAAGAAGCTCTCCCTACTAATGCACCAATTTTGTATCAGTACGGAGCCTTCGGTAAACGTTTATCTCCAGAAGATTCGGTTGATGAAGCTTTTAAAAATCGTCGTGCGACAGTTTCGTTTGGATATATTGGTCTTTACGAAGTTGGTACAGTTTTCTATGGCGGTTCATGGGAAAATAATCCAGAGGCTAAAGAATTTACAATTTCTATCGTTCGAAAGATGAAAGAACTCTGTGAAGACTGGTCGAATGAATTTGGCTATCACTTCAGTGTTTATTCAACTCCGAGCGAAAGCTTAACTGACCGTTTTTGTCGCTTGGATAAAGAGAAATTCGGTGTAATTGAGAATATTACAGATAAAGAGTATTATACAAACTCTTTCCACTATGATGTTCGAAAAAATCCAACTCCTTTCGAAAAACTTGATTTTGAAAAAGATTACGTTAAGGCTGGTGCGACAGGCGGATTTATTCATTATTGTGAATATCCAGTTTTGCAACAAAATCCGAAAGCGCTTGAAGCTGTTTGGGATTATGCTTATGACCGGGTTGGTTATTTGGGAACAAATACACCAATTGATAGATGTTACAAGTGTGGTTTTGAAGGTGATTTTGAGCCTACTGAAAAAGGTTTCAAATGTCCAAATTGCGGAAACGCCGATCCAAGAACTTGTGATGTAGTAAAACGAACTTGTGGTTATTTGGGAAATCCTCAGGCTCGACCAATGGTTAAAGGTCGCCATAAGGAAATCTCTGCACGAGTTAAACATATGAACGGTTCGACAATTTAA